A region of Acidisarcina sp. DNA encodes the following proteins:
- a CDS encoding TIM barrel protein, protein MSNISRRGMLQGILAGAAASCSTSMSWSKDTAPVRRKDRIHQSVSRWCYQKIPLDDLCAYAAHIGLKGIDLLQPDEFEVPRRYGLICTMGYAGGGEIDKGLNRVENHARIEAAFRKNIPLASKASVPNVITFSGNRDGMLDEEGARNTILGLNRLKKIAEDNNVTICMELLNSKVDHKDYMCDRTEWGVGVVQEVNSPKVKLLYDIYHMQIMEGDLIRTIQKNIQWFGHFHTGGVPGRHELDNNQEVQWDGVMRGIVASGFRGYVAHEFVPTREPLTSLRQAVELCDV, encoded by the coding sequence ATGTCAAATATCTCGCGTCGTGGTATGTTGCAAGGAATTCTCGCAGGCGCAGCAGCGTCCTGCTCAACGTCTATGTCATGGTCCAAAGACACCGCGCCGGTTCGCAGAAAAGACCGCATCCATCAGTCTGTCAGCCGCTGGTGCTACCAGAAGATTCCGCTCGACGACCTGTGCGCCTATGCTGCCCACATCGGTCTGAAGGGCATCGACCTGCTGCAACCGGACGAGTTTGAGGTTCCCCGGCGCTACGGCTTGATCTGCACCATGGGCTACGCAGGCGGGGGCGAGATCGACAAGGGGCTGAATCGCGTGGAGAACCATGCCAGGATTGAAGCAGCCTTCCGCAAGAATATCCCGCTGGCTTCCAAAGCAAGCGTGCCCAATGTCATCACCTTCTCCGGCAATCGCGACGGCATGCTGGATGAAGAAGGCGCGCGGAACACCATCCTCGGGCTGAATCGCCTGAAGAAAATTGCCGAGGACAACAACGTCACCATCTGCATGGAACTGCTGAACAGCAAGGTCGATCACAAAGACTATATGTGCGACCGCACGGAGTGGGGAGTCGGCGTCGTGCAGGAGGTGAATTCGCCAAAGGTCAAGTTGCTTTATGACATCTACCACATGCAGATTATGGAAGGCGATCTGATCCGGACGATCCAGAAGAACATCCAATGGTTCGGCCACTTCCACACCGGCGGCGTTCCCGGCCGTCATGAGCTGGACAACAATCAGGAAGTCCAGTGGGACGGAGTCATGCGAGGCATCGTCGCTTCCGGGTTCCGTGGCTACGTGGCCCATGAATTCGTTCCCACGCGCGAGCCGCTCACTTCGTTACGCCAGGCCGTGGAGTTATGCGATGTCTAG
- a CDS encoding nucleotidyltransferase family protein, giving the protein MTDCASILLAAGGSSRLGKPKQLLQVDGESLLRRTARFAVEAGCSPNIVVLGSSAATLRRELDGLPVEILINPDWRTGKGSSLRVAMRSLLQRSPVPAAALFLVCDQPRISVELLRTLLAKQSMEGGSIVASRYAGVGGVPAVFPSAFFPELAFVQGDQGARQILPQHAVETSYVDFPQGEFDVDTHADELALKQTAKKS; this is encoded by the coding sequence ATGACAGACTGTGCTTCCATCCTGCTGGCTGCCGGAGGCTCCTCCCGCCTCGGCAAGCCCAAGCAGCTATTGCAGGTAGATGGGGAAAGCCTGTTGCGCCGGACCGCGCGCTTCGCTGTGGAGGCGGGTTGTTCCCCCAACATCGTGGTGCTGGGTTCGTCTGCCGCGACATTGCGCAGGGAACTGGATGGCCTCCCGGTTGAAATTCTGATCAACCCGGATTGGAGAACAGGAAAAGGCTCGTCGCTGCGTGTTGCCATGCGCTCGCTGCTCCAGCGCTCGCCGGTGCCGGCGGCCGCGCTCTTCCTGGTATGCGATCAGCCACGTATCAGCGTGGAACTGCTGCGGACGCTCCTGGCAAAACAAAGCATGGAAGGAGGCTCCATCGTTGCCTCGCGTTACGCGGGAGTTGGCGGTGTTCCCGCGGTGTTCCCTTCGGCATTCTTTCCGGAGCTGGCATTTGTCCAGGGGGATCAGGGTGCGCGGCAGATTCTGCCCCAGCATGCGGTCGAGACCAGCTATGTTGATTTTCCGCAAGGAGAGTTTGACGTGGACACTCACGCGGACGAACTGGCGCTGAAACAGACGGCGAAGAAAAGCTAA
- a CDS encoding XdhC family protein, which produces MVKELDELLAVYKTARRGGERCLLATLVRVEGSSYRQVGARMLLTSGGTRTGAISGGCLEGEIQKKAWWMTEQGPVIEQYRTWTEDGMGMPYGLGCSGTLHVLLKRVDDEDAAWLEGLDRLRSEREYAALATVLSGPQLGEQWLFPSQDERVRRGGEAVEQGLRRVAAQASSEYLQADGVEVLLEALPPRQRLIIFGAGDDAKPLVKFARVLGWDVTVADGRGHLATSARFPDATSVVSAPAAELPQRCGVDEDDAVVVMTHSFEQDEALLRALQAQPLRYVGQLGPRQRTSQLLTNIAGETASPLAGRLHSPIGLDIGAHTPETIALAIIAQVQSVLSKLALSSAAKPKESAMGISA; this is translated from the coding sequence ATGGTGAAGGAGTTGGATGAGCTTTTGGCTGTCTACAAGACAGCCCGGCGCGGCGGAGAACGATGCCTGCTGGCGACGCTGGTACGAGTGGAAGGATCCTCCTATCGCCAGGTGGGAGCACGCATGCTGCTGACCTCCGGAGGCACTCGCACGGGGGCCATCAGCGGCGGCTGCCTGGAAGGGGAGATCCAAAAGAAGGCATGGTGGATGACAGAGCAAGGGCCTGTCATCGAGCAATACCGTACCTGGACCGAAGATGGAATGGGGATGCCATACGGTCTGGGATGCAGCGGAACTCTGCACGTTCTGCTGAAGCGCGTGGATGACGAAGATGCCGCGTGGCTGGAGGGTCTCGATCGCCTGCGCAGCGAGCGGGAATATGCAGCATTGGCGACCGTGCTGAGCGGCCCCCAACTCGGAGAGCAGTGGCTCTTCCCATCGCAGGATGAGAGAGTGAGGCGGGGAGGAGAGGCTGTAGAGCAGGGCTTGCGGCGGGTAGCGGCGCAGGCCAGTTCGGAGTACCTGCAAGCGGATGGAGTGGAAGTTCTCCTTGAGGCATTGCCGCCACGTCAGCGGCTGATTATTTTTGGCGCGGGAGACGACGCAAAGCCGCTGGTGAAATTCGCGCGGGTGCTGGGGTGGGACGTAACCGTGGCCGATGGCCGCGGACACCTTGCCACCTCGGCGCGATTCCCCGATGCGACCAGCGTGGTATCCGCACCGGCGGCGGAGTTGCCGCAGAGATGCGGAGTTGACGAGGATGACGCGGTGGTGGTGATGACTCACAGCTTTGAGCAGGATGAGGCATTGCTCCGCGCCTTGCAGGCACAACCGCTGCGCTATGTGGGGCAGCTTGGACCACGGCAGAGAACCAGTCAACTGTTGACGAACATTGCCGGAGAGACTGCCTCGCCATTGGCCGGGCGGCTCCATTCGCCCATCGGGCTGGATATTGGAGCACACACACCGGAGACGATTGCGCTGGCGATCATCGCCCAGGTGCAGTCCGTTTTGAGCAAACTGGCTTTATCCTCCGCGGCAAAGCCGAAGGAATCCGCAATGGGTATCTCCGCATGA
- a CDS encoding 2Fe-2S iron-sulfur cluster-binding protein has protein sequence MSDTDTHAITRRGFLKAAGATAASTVVESAHAITKDLKDSANSPSAVGPGAVPIVLHVNGVPHSISVEPRMTLAEALRDSLGLTGTKVVCDRGSCSACTVWLDKVPTLSCMTLAIDVGTRKVTTIEGIGNPEHLHPVQAAFVKHDAMQCGFCTPGMVMSCTALLERNPNPSLDDVKQAVSGNLCRCGTYPKVFAATLEAAQERHALTQPVSASDGKGA, from the coding sequence TTGTCCGACACCGATACGCATGCAATCACACGTCGAGGATTCCTAAAGGCTGCCGGTGCCACCGCCGCCAGCACCGTGGTTGAATCCGCCCATGCCATTACCAAAGATCTGAAAGACTCCGCCAATAGCCCTTCCGCAGTTGGTCCCGGCGCTGTCCCCATCGTCCTCCATGTAAATGGCGTTCCCCACTCGATCTCTGTTGAACCGCGCATGACTCTGGCCGAAGCGCTCCGCGACAGTCTCGGCCTCACGGGGACCAAGGTGGTCTGCGACCGCGGCTCCTGTTCTGCCTGTACCGTGTGGCTGGACAAGGTTCCGACCCTCTCCTGCATGACTCTTGCCATCGATGTTGGCACGCGGAAGGTGACGACCATCGAGGGAATCGGCAACCCCGAACACCTGCATCCCGTGCAGGCAGCCTTCGTCAAACATGACGCCATGCAGTGCGGCTTCTGCACTCCAGGCATGGTGATGAGTTGCACAGCACTGTTGGAGCGTAATCCAAATCCCAGCCTCGACGACGTAAAGCAGGCCGTGAGCGGCAACCTCTGCAGATGCGGGACCTATCCCAAAGTCTTTGCTGCTACGCTCGAAGCAGCACAGGAACGCCACGCACTCACACAGCCGGTTTCCGCCAGCGATGGCAAGGGAGCTTGA
- a CDS encoding xanthine dehydrogenase family protein molybdopterin-binding subunit — MENEALELQKSEGPGATGKPTGTAVKKDAQADSATATPDQQAQGAKRTDSFLYGIPQLGVSQIERQVPANEPPPMPANADLKFIGKPTPRYDGAAKVTGTGKYTADIHLPGMLYAKMVTATVPHARVLSIDTSAAESYPGVRAVHVIQHVMRSAELRDPSQEMPSRYPIVRYAGQPMAAVAATSQAAANEAAALVKVQYEPMAFVVDRDAARASDAPLVYPGPADQAGTAGGGGGPKDVPQVGNVHGPARKSVGDVARGFAEADIVVEEEYYTQVQTHCALETHGVVADWKPEELTVYASTQGTSSVRNELAEVFKLPKSKVRVITEYMGGGFGAKFGGGNEGVVAVELSRKAKAPVRLMLDRKEEHIVCNRPDSHQKLKIGSKRDGTLTAIQLTSYGTAGVGTGAGTAGPATNMYKSPNLLTEEYDVFINAGPGAAFRAPGHPQGCFALEQSIDALAEKLDLDPLEYRSRIDESPARKVERQIILEKSNWRNRHRAGADAGPIKRGMGIAQSVWYRFVNLNSSCEVRISKDGSIELMSAVQDIGGGTKTMLAQVVAEEFGIPPQSVVIRIGDTRYPIGPDSGGSVTTGSISPAARSAALQAKQHFLAAIAPSLGVSADHLTIADGRVSVTSDPSRSYTLRQAAAKMPTDEISARATRVPDYTRDRLTYGGVDYVELAVDTETGRVHVERVLGVHDCGRPINPLGVINQINGGILQGISYALFEQRIMDRGKGHMLNTNLENYKILGAREVPQIDVILIENYIAQSSTDASGIGESAGIITLAAAVANAFYNATGVRMRRIPMTPARVLAALGKTNQEMHA, encoded by the coding sequence ATGGAGAACGAAGCGCTCGAATTGCAAAAGTCCGAAGGGCCGGGTGCAACAGGAAAGCCGACAGGAACAGCAGTAAAGAAGGATGCTCAGGCCGATTCCGCCACTGCCACGCCTGACCAGCAGGCTCAAGGGGCGAAGCGGACCGACAGCTTTCTCTACGGCATTCCCCAGCTTGGCGTTTCGCAGATAGAACGCCAGGTCCCCGCGAATGAGCCGCCTCCCATGCCGGCGAATGCTGACCTGAAATTCATAGGCAAACCGACGCCGCGCTATGACGGAGCCGCGAAGGTAACCGGCACTGGCAAGTACACAGCGGACATTCATCTGCCTGGGATGCTCTACGCGAAGATGGTCACCGCTACGGTTCCCCATGCGCGTGTCCTCTCCATCGATACCTCGGCTGCGGAGAGCTATCCCGGGGTTCGCGCTGTTCACGTGATCCAGCATGTGATGCGCAGTGCGGAACTGCGCGATCCCTCCCAGGAAATGCCTTCCCGCTATCCAATCGTGCGCTACGCCGGACAGCCCATGGCAGCGGTTGCAGCCACGTCGCAAGCCGCTGCAAATGAAGCTGCCGCTCTGGTCAAGGTTCAATATGAACCCATGGCGTTTGTCGTGGATCGCGATGCCGCGCGTGCCTCCGATGCTCCGCTGGTCTACCCCGGTCCTGCCGACCAGGCAGGCACCGCAGGCGGCGGAGGAGGCCCCAAAGACGTGCCGCAGGTCGGCAATGTCCACGGCCCCGCCCGCAAAAGTGTCGGCGATGTGGCTCGCGGATTCGCGGAAGCCGACATCGTGGTGGAAGAGGAGTATTACACGCAGGTCCAGACACACTGCGCACTTGAAACCCACGGTGTCGTCGCCGACTGGAAGCCCGAGGAATTGACGGTCTACGCCTCCACCCAAGGCACGTCCAGCGTGCGCAATGAACTTGCAGAGGTCTTCAAGCTCCCCAAGAGCAAAGTTCGCGTCATCACCGAGTACATGGGTGGCGGATTCGGCGCTAAGTTTGGAGGGGGAAATGAAGGCGTCGTCGCTGTCGAGCTTTCGCGGAAAGCCAAGGCTCCTGTCCGCCTGATGCTGGATCGCAAAGAGGAGCACATCGTCTGCAACCGCCCGGACTCCCACCAGAAATTAAAGATCGGGTCCAAGCGGGATGGCACCCTTACCGCAATCCAGCTCACCAGCTATGGCACAGCCGGGGTTGGCACCGGAGCAGGCACCGCCGGCCCGGCAACCAACATGTATAAGTCTCCTAATCTGCTGACCGAGGAGTACGACGTTTTCATCAACGCCGGTCCTGGCGCAGCTTTTCGCGCTCCCGGCCATCCCCAGGGATGCTTCGCGCTCGAGCAGTCCATCGATGCGCTTGCCGAGAAGCTCGATCTCGATCCGTTGGAATATCGCAGCCGAATCGACGAAAGCCCTGCCCGCAAAGTCGAACGCCAGATCATTCTGGAAAAGAGCAACTGGCGCAATCGTCACCGCGCAGGCGCCGATGCAGGTCCAATCAAACGCGGCATGGGGATCGCTCAGTCTGTCTGGTATCGCTTCGTCAATCTCAATTCCTCCTGCGAAGTTCGCATATCCAAAGATGGCTCGATCGAGCTGATGTCTGCAGTTCAGGACATCGGTGGTGGCACCAAGACAATGCTGGCGCAGGTTGTTGCGGAGGAGTTCGGCATCCCGCCCCAGAGCGTCGTCATCCGCATCGGCGATACACGCTACCCGATCGGTCCTGACTCCGGCGGCAGCGTAACCACCGGCTCCATCTCTCCTGCGGCACGCAGCGCCGCACTTCAGGCAAAGCAGCATTTTCTCGCCGCGATTGCGCCTTCGCTGGGCGTCTCTGCCGACCATCTTACGATTGCCGATGGGCGCGTCAGCGTAACCTCCGATCCCTCCCGCTCCTACACCCTGCGGCAGGCTGCAGCAAAGATGCCCACGGACGAAATCTCCGCGCGCGCCACACGCGTTCCCGATTACACACGGGACAGGCTCACCTATGGCGGCGTCGATTACGTCGAGTTGGCTGTCGATACGGAGACTGGCCGCGTCCACGTCGAGCGCGTCCTCGGAGTCCACGATTGTGGCCGCCCGATAAATCCGCTCGGGGTGATCAACCAGATCAACGGCGGAATCCTTCAGGGCATCTCCTATGCACTCTTCGAGCAGCGCATCATGGACCGCGGCAAGGGGCACATGCTCAACACGAATCTTGAAAACTACAAGATCCTCGGCGCGCGCGAGGTTCCGCAGATCGACGTGATCCTGATTGAGAACTACATCGCGCAAAGCTCTACCGATGCTTCAGGAATTGGCGAATCCGCAGGCATTATCACTCTCGCGGCCGCTGTTGCCAATGCGTTCTACAATGCCACCGGCGTGCGCATGCGACGGATCCCGATGACCCCGGCGCGCGTTCTTGCCGCGCTCGGCAAAACCAATCAGGAGATGCACGCATGA
- a CDS encoding xanthine dehydrogenase family protein subunit M has translation MNRFAFVDCTTVGEALDHLKQGSVAKAGGIDLLDLMKDGIASPSQLVNIRRVQELRGIDASEQGLSLGPLTTLAEIAEHPVIHARYTALSDAAGHAATPQIRNMATVGGNLMQRQRCWYFRSSDFNCLRKGGDECFAQKGENQYHAIMNNQACAMVHPSSTAVPLMAFGAQVELTSKKGKRTVPLNEFYIRPEDNLLSETVVNPDELITRILLPAPAAGTRSAYQKYGEKESFDWPLADAGVVLAMDGNTCRSASIVMGVAAPTPLHAKEAEAMLAGKVIDEAAARAAGKAAVAAATPLAQNGYKVQLFQTVVYRTILLASGQLKRDPSAIGGMA, from the coding sequence ATGAACCGCTTCGCGTTCGTTGACTGCACCACCGTTGGAGAAGCGCTCGATCACCTGAAGCAGGGATCGGTCGCGAAGGCCGGCGGCATCGACCTGCTGGACCTGATGAAGGACGGCATCGCTTCTCCCTCCCAGCTCGTCAACATCCGGCGGGTACAGGAGCTGCGCGGCATCGATGCATCGGAGCAGGGTCTGAGCCTCGGCCCTCTCACGACTCTCGCCGAGATTGCCGAACATCCTGTCATCCACGCGCGATACACCGCTTTGTCCGATGCGGCCGGCCACGCCGCAACTCCGCAGATACGCAACATGGCGACGGTCGGAGGCAACCTGATGCAGCGCCAGCGATGCTGGTACTTCCGCTCCTCCGACTTCAACTGCCTGCGAAAGGGTGGTGACGAGTGCTTTGCGCAAAAGGGCGAGAACCAGTACCACGCGATCATGAACAATCAGGCATGCGCGATGGTGCATCCCTCTTCGACTGCAGTGCCACTCATGGCCTTTGGCGCGCAGGTTGAGCTCACCTCCAAGAAAGGCAAGCGCACCGTTCCGCTCAATGAGTTCTACATTCGTCCCGAGGACAACCTGCTGAGTGAAACCGTGGTGAACCCCGACGAACTGATCACTCGGATCCTTCTTCCCGCGCCTGCCGCTGGAACGCGTTCGGCGTATCAAAAGTATGGCGAGAAGGAAAGCTTCGACTGGCCGCTTGCCGACGCGGGTGTCGTCTTGGCAATGGATGGCAATACCTGCCGCAGCGCTTCGATCGTGATGGGAGTCGCCGCCCCCACACCTCTCCACGCGAAAGAGGCGGAAGCCATGCTGGCCGGCAAAGTTATCGATGAAGCAGCGGCGCGCGCCGCTGGAAAAGCTGCCGTCGCTGCGGCAACACCGCTTGCTCAGAATGGCTATAAAGTGCAGCTCTTCCAGACGGTCGTTTACCGCACCATCCTGCTGGCATCCGGGCAGTTGAAGCGCGATCCCAGCGCAATAGGAGGAATGGCATGA
- a CDS encoding glycoside hydrolase family 15 protein, with translation MGFQPIEDYGVIGNMRSLALIGTNGSIDFLCYPNCDSPTIFAAILDPEKGGCFSICPLLKGHRTRQLYLPDTNILLTRFLASDGVAELTDFMSILSEDTSPNEVVRMIRVVKGSITFSLRCDPKFDYARGTHSIVVAGCRAVFTPSSGACPPMSLSATVPLEEKQGEAVASFTLKAGETATFVLGALRDEPDHVDLPSVTARFNATSHYWRTWIGNSNYTGRWREMVNRSALMLKLLVDRKYGSLIAAPTFGLPEEIGGERNWDYRYTWLRDSSFSLYALIRLGFVEESEAFIRWLKDRLGDDAERGPLQVMYAIDGTKKLEEITLDHLRGYRDSRPVRIGNAAYQQLQLDIYGEMLDSIYLANKYGDAISHEDWDDVKRILAWLEKNWERPDNGIWEVRGGPREFLHSRLMCWVAFDRAIRLGQKRSLTAPFPGWIAARDAIHDEIYKSFWNEKLGAFVQSKGSDQLDAAVLLMPMMRFISPVDPMWLSTLDAIERNLVEDTLVYRYNDASSHVDGLRGREGSFTACSFWYIECLARSHKLDKARLLFEKMLGYANHVGLYAEQLGSSGEHLGNYPQALTHLALISAATYLDRRLSGKENTQWR, from the coding sequence GTGGGCTTTCAGCCAATTGAAGATTATGGCGTCATCGGAAATATGCGCTCGTTGGCCCTGATAGGTACAAATGGATCGATCGATTTTCTCTGTTACCCGAACTGCGATTCCCCCACTATATTTGCTGCGATTCTCGATCCGGAGAAGGGCGGCTGTTTCTCGATCTGTCCTCTGTTGAAGGGCCATCGCACACGGCAGCTTTACTTGCCGGACACCAACATTCTGTTGACGCGCTTTCTCGCTTCGGACGGCGTGGCGGAGTTGACAGACTTCATGTCGATCTTGAGTGAAGATACGTCGCCGAATGAAGTGGTGCGCATGATTCGAGTGGTGAAAGGCTCGATTACTTTTTCCCTGCGGTGCGATCCCAAATTCGACTACGCGCGTGGAACCCACTCGATCGTTGTAGCAGGGTGCCGTGCGGTTTTCACGCCTTCTTCAGGCGCCTGCCCGCCAATGTCGCTCTCCGCAACCGTTCCCCTGGAAGAGAAGCAGGGCGAGGCAGTTGCATCCTTTACGCTCAAGGCCGGGGAGACGGCAACGTTTGTTCTGGGGGCGCTGCGCGATGAACCGGACCACGTCGATCTGCCAAGCGTGACCGCACGATTCAATGCGACGTCTCACTATTGGCGCACCTGGATTGGCAATTCAAACTACACCGGCCGCTGGCGCGAGATGGTGAACCGTTCCGCACTGATGTTGAAGCTGCTGGTGGATCGGAAATACGGCTCGCTGATTGCTGCTCCCACGTTTGGGCTACCGGAAGAAATTGGTGGCGAACGGAACTGGGATTACCGCTACACGTGGCTGAGGGATTCTTCATTCAGCCTGTATGCGCTGATTCGGCTGGGATTTGTCGAGGAGAGCGAGGCCTTCATCCGCTGGCTTAAGGACCGCCTGGGCGATGATGCGGAGCGCGGCCCTCTGCAGGTGATGTATGCCATCGATGGCACCAAAAAGCTCGAAGAAATCACGCTCGATCATCTGCGCGGCTATCGCGATTCCAGGCCCGTGCGCATTGGGAATGCAGCGTATCAGCAACTGCAGCTCGACATCTATGGAGAGATGCTGGATTCCATTTATCTTGCGAACAAGTATGGCGATGCAATCTCGCATGAAGATTGGGATGATGTGAAGCGCATCCTTGCCTGGCTCGAGAAGAACTGGGAGCGGCCGGACAATGGCATTTGGGAGGTGCGCGGCGGCCCGCGGGAGTTTCTGCACTCACGCCTGATGTGCTGGGTAGCGTTTGACCGCGCCATCCGTCTGGGCCAAAAGCGTTCGCTTACTGCGCCTTTTCCGGGTTGGATTGCGGCACGGGACGCGATCCATGATGAGATCTATAAGAGCTTCTGGAACGAGAAGCTGGGAGCTTTTGTTCAGTCGAAGGGGTCGGACCAGTTGGATGCCGCAGTACTGTTAATGCCGATGATGCGATTTATCAGTCCGGTCGATCCGATGTGGCTTTCGACTCTGGATGCGATCGAGCGCAACCTGGTGGAGGACACGCTGGTCTATCGCTACAATGACGCGAGCAGTCATGTAGATGGGCTGCGCGGCCGCGAAGGCAGCTTCACCGCCTGCTCATTCTGGTATATCGAGTGCCTGGCGCGTTCGCACAAGTTGGACAAGGCTCGACTGCTCTTCGAGAAGATGCTGGGATATGCAAACCACGTTGGTCTTTATGCCGAGCAGTTGGGCAGCAGTGGCGAGCACCTGGGAAATTATCCGCAGGCTCTGACGCACCTGGCTTTGATCAGCGCCGCGACATATCTTGACCGGAGACTTTCGGGGAAGGAAAACACCCAATGGCGCTGA
- a CDS encoding class I SAM-dependent methyltransferase, with translation MATIPDPAQQPAVEFIDSAKLDEFLQKFVGDLGAAMNASLVLLGDQLGLYRAMDTAGHPLTPAELASMTATDERYVREWLSAQAAAGYVQYDPTTRQFSLSPEQAYALAREDSPAYVPGAFQIVSAMIKDEHKVTEAFRSGTGVGWHEHHPALFEGTERFFRPNYAANLVSSWIPALEGMADKLAHGAVVADVGCGYGASTILLAQAFPNSKFLGFDYHQASIERARERARRAGVGDRIQFQVATAKNYPGDSYDLVAFFDCLHDMGDPVGAAEHVRQSLGPEGTWMIVEPFANDALEDNLNPVGRIFYAASTMICTPASKSQEVGLALGAQAGEARIRETVLKGGFSSFRRVAQTPFNLVYEAKA, from the coding sequence ATGGCTACGATTCCTGATCCTGCGCAGCAGCCTGCTGTGGAGTTTATCGATTCGGCGAAACTTGACGAATTTCTGCAGAAGTTTGTCGGAGACCTGGGGGCTGCGATGAACGCATCTCTCGTTTTACTTGGCGATCAACTGGGGTTGTACCGTGCAATGGATACGGCGGGCCATCCGCTGACCCCTGCGGAACTGGCCTCGATGACCGCAACCGATGAGAGGTATGTGCGCGAGTGGCTCAGTGCCCAGGCAGCCGCCGGATATGTGCAATACGATCCAACGACGCGTCAGTTCAGTCTATCCCCCGAGCAGGCGTACGCATTAGCCAGGGAAGACAGCCCGGCATATGTTCCCGGAGCGTTCCAGATTGTCTCTGCCATGATCAAGGACGAGCATAAGGTGACGGAGGCATTTCGTTCCGGAACGGGGGTGGGTTGGCACGAGCATCATCCTGCCTTGTTCGAGGGGACAGAGCGTTTCTTCCGCCCGAATTACGCGGCGAACCTTGTTTCGAGTTGGATTCCGGCGCTTGAGGGAATGGCCGACAAACTCGCTCACGGAGCGGTAGTGGCCGATGTTGGCTGCGGGTATGGCGCTTCCACGATCCTGCTGGCACAGGCGTTCCCTAACTCAAAGTTTCTTGGATTTGATTATCACCAGGCATCGATTGAGCGGGCGCGGGAGAGAGCGCGACGCGCAGGAGTGGGAGATCGCATCCAGTTCCAGGTGGCCACCGCCAAGAATTATCCGGGCGACAGTTACGATTTGGTGGCCTTCTTTGATTGCCTGCACGATATGGGCGATCCCGTGGGCGCTGCGGAGCATGTGAGGCAGTCGCTCGGGCCGGAAGGCACGTGGATGATCGTAGAGCCCTTTGCCAACGATGCGTTGGAAGACAACCTCAATCCCGTGGGGCGCATATTCTATGCTGCCTCGACGATGATCTGCACGCCGGCCTCGAAATCGCAGGAGGTGGGCTTGGCGCTTGGGGCTCAGGCGGGAGAAGCGCGGATTCGTGAGACTGTTTTGAAGGGGGGATTCAGCAGCTTCCGGCGTGTGGCTCAAACACCCTTTAACCTGGTCTACGAAGCGAAGGCCTGA
- a CDS encoding Fur family transcriptional regulator, producing MSRTSISNTFNSVSLASPVATQSQQVTQKGSSDLASAFRSRGLRLTEQRRVLLEILQEAQEHLDAAGLWEVASKRMQVDRATVYRTLELLKKEQLIDELDLMHLQGEKHYYEARTEREHLHLACFNCGKIEEVSSPLFDQLKQQVTQWSGFAIQTARLEIGGYCKACQDQGTTGPKKFNSRGLEVESL from the coding sequence ATGAGTCGTACATCGATATCCAATACCTTCAATTCGGTAAGTCTTGCGTCACCTGTTGCGACTCAGTCGCAACAGGTGACGCAAAAAGGATCGAGCGATCTCGCCTCCGCCTTCCGCTCCCGTGGGCTTCGGCTTACCGAGCAGAGAAGGGTCCTGCTCGAGATCCTGCAGGAGGCGCAAGAGCACCTGGATGCCGCTGGATTGTGGGAGGTAGCCAGCAAGCGCATGCAGGTAGACCGCGCTACCGTATATCGAACGCTGGAACTGCTCAAAAAGGAGCAGTTAATCGACGAGCTCGACCTGATGCATTTGCAGGGAGAGAAGCATTATTACGAAGCCCGTACCGAGCGGGAGCATCTGCACCTGGCCTGCTTCAACTGCGGAAAGATTGAAGAAGTTTCCAGTCCCCTCTTTGACCAGCTCAAACAGCAAGTGACTCAATGGTCAGGATTTGCAATACAGACTGCGCGCCTTGAGATCGGCGGCTACTGCAAGGCTTGTCAGGATCAAGGAACAACTGGTCCAAAGAAATTTAATTCAAGAGGATTGGAAGTTGAAAGTCTGTAA
- a CDS encoding c-type cytochrome, which translates to MKSKWLVTAVLLLSTTLLLAAADGSWLKKVSPADRKRVNPYAGQSEAAAAGRNLFADNCARCHGENATGRYNRPSLRSARIAHATDGELAWILKNGEPWKGMPSWSSLPEQQRWQIITYLRKLQAEPISESADATR; encoded by the coding sequence ATGAAATCGAAATGGTTGGTAACTGCTGTCCTGCTGCTCTCTACAACGCTGCTGCTGGCGGCTGCGGATGGTTCCTGGCTTAAGAAGGTCTCTCCGGCGGATCGCAAACGCGTCAATCCCTATGCGGGCCAAAGTGAAGCTGCTGCCGCAGGGAGGAATCTTTTTGCGGACAATTGCGCCCGGTGCCATGGCGAAAATGCCACTGGCCGCTACAACCGGCCAAGCCTGCGGAGCGCCCGGATCGCCCATGCAACCGATGGTGAGCTGGCCTGGATTCTGAAGAACGGTGAGCCCTGGAAAGGTATGCCGTCGTGGAGCTCCCTGCCGGAGCAGCAACGCTGGCAGATCATCACTTACCTTCGTAAACTGCAAGCCGAACCCATCTCGGAGTCGGCGGACGCAACCAGGTAG